Proteins from one Penicillium digitatum chromosome 2, complete sequence genomic window:
- a CDS encoding Phosphatidate cytidylyltransferase has protein sequence MSKTRRNVRFQHRSNDEQRLSVSSDVSDAPPEPTSPSKNGNGSKPSTTTEENSPQSEYEKKKQTFITRTIWTFVMIAGFFIALFSGHIYIIALITGIQIISFKEVIAIASIPNKEKNLRFTKSLNWYFLATTMYFLYGESVIYYFKHILLVDKVLLPLANHHRFLSFTLYVMGFVFFVGSLQKGHYRFQFTQFAWTHMALYLIVVQAHFVMNNIFEGMIWFFLPAALVITNDIFAYVCGISFGKTQLIQLSPKKTVEGFLGAWACTVAFGYFMTNLLIRSKYFICPVTDLGSNALTGLECVPNPVFTSQPYSLEVFGLDKTFWVEPIQFHILAFATFASLIAPFGGFFASGLKRTFKIKDFGESIPGHGGITDRMDCQFIMGFFSYMYYHSFIAVYKASVGDIIEAAINGLTVDEQLEVVRGLGKYLYNQGAVSESILECLVTELKR, from the exons ATGTCGAAAACTCGCCGTAATGTTCGGTTTCAACATCGGTCAAATGATGAGCAACGCCTCAGCGTGTCCTCCGATGTCAGCGATGCACCCCCAGAGCCCACTAGCCCCAGCAAAAATGGTAATGGGTCCAAACCATCTACAACAACTGAAGAG AATTCCCCCCAGTCCgaatatgagaagaagaagcaaaccTTCATCACCCGGACCATATGGACATTTGTGATGATCGCCGGTTTCTTCATCGCCTTGTTCTCCGGCCACATTTATATTATTGCCCTAATCACTGGAATCCAAATCATCTCGTTCAAGGAAGTTATCGCGATCGCCAGTATCCCCAATAAGGAGAAGAACTTGCGGTTCACCAAATCGTTAAATTGGTACTTCCTGGCGACCACCATGTATTTTCTATATGGAGAGAGCGTTATCTACTACTTTAAGCACATTCTGCTTGTTGACAAGGTGCTGCTACCATTGGCGAACCACCACCGCTTCCTTAGCTTTACACTTTATGTCATGG GATTCGTGTTCTTCGTCGGATCTCTGCAGAAGGGCCACTACCGATTCCAGTTCACTCAGTTTGCTTGGACCCATATGGCTTTGTATTTGATCGTTGTCCAAGCTCACTTTGTCATGAACAACATTTTCGAGGGTATGATCTGGTTCTTCCTCCCCGCTGCGCTGGTCATCACCAATGATATCTTCGCCTACGTCTGCGGCATTAGCTTTGGAAAGACACAACTTATTCAGCTCTCCCCGAAGAAGACGGTCGAGGGATTCCTTGGCGCATGGGCCTGCACCGTTGCATTTGGTTACTTCATGACCAACTTGCTGATCCGCTCCAAGTACTTCATCTGTCCTGTCACCGACCTGGGCTCGAATGCTTTGACCGGTTTGGAATGTGTTCCGAACCCGGTCTTCACGTCGCAACCTTACTCTCTTGAAGTCTTTGGCCTGGACAAGACCTTCTGGGTGGAACCCATTCAGTTCCACATCTTGGCTTTCGCCACTTTCGCTTCGTTGATCGCTCCATTCGGTGGATTCTTTGCTTCCGGTCTGAAGCGTACCTTCAAGATCAAGGACTTTGGCGAGTCCATCCCTGGCCACGGTGGTATCACTGACCGCATGGACTGTCAGTTCATCATGGGCTTCTTCTCTTACATGTACTACCACAGCTTCATTGCTGTCTACAAAGCCAGCGTGGGCGACATCATCGAGGCCGCCATCAACGGTCTTACGGTTGACGAGCAGCTCGAGGTTGTCCGTGGCTTGGGCAAGTACTTGTACAACCAGGGCGCCGTCTCAGAAtcg ATTCTGGAGTGCCTTGTCACTGAGCTCAAGCGTTGA